aaacataCTCTGTTACGAATCAGCCTAGTTTTTCCATGAATGTTTCTATCAATGTTGCGCCATTGACGATTTTTGTTGTAGCAATAATCAAATCATAAGCCATTCCTTCCTGAAAATTAATTATGCAGACACAAGATTGGAGGATTCAGCTGACAAAACGAGTTACCTTTTAATAATGAGCTCTTGAAGTTTGCATATTACCTTCGAGGCGAGATACCGTAGAGCAGAGATCTCAGCAAATGTTACACCTCCAATGAAGACAACAAGAATGATTGAGCGTCTTCCATCAGCAACCCTATGATGATGTCACATAAAACCCCTCACCATTAAAACAGTTCAATGTTTTAACGTTTTGAAGAAACTACATTTGTTGCAGCAAAATTTTTACCCATTTGAAGCACCATGCAATGAATCAACTGATGGACTACTTGGGAATCCACTCTGCACAGAGAAGGTATATAGTGATATATTTGCAATCGACAAATAGTCGAAAAGAGAAGCTATAATAGCATAACATATATGGAAGCCTTTTCATTTTATCTCTCTAAATTGGGTAAAGGAGGAACTGTACTGACTCTTTTAGTTTCCAAATGTGGTCCTGGCAACAGTTTCAAAATGTCTTCCATAGGGCGCCTGTAAGGTAGATTGAGTCATCAAATAAACCAATTTCTTTCAACATTCATCTATTATGGATTAGTAAAAGCTCTCTTAcgtgcaaaagaaaaaaaaaggtttctcaAGTTCCGgcagttttttattttgcatcatgtaattttcttatttaggAAAGCGAAAGTGTTACTTTAACAGGCTACATAGGCAAAAGTTTCGGATAGAATGCAAGAACATACTAACCATCCAGAATGAATAGCTTGTTGGATAAGACGAATGCTAAGAGGAGCATATCCAGAATAGACATAAGCAATATCATCATGCCTGCACAAGAAATTATGTCGAAATCGACATGATATAAGCACTTCACTTCATCACTAATAAAACTTGGTGCAAGACCTAGCAAATCAGATTTATGCAGACACAAAATGAAAGCAAAAATGTACCATATGAAAAAAGCATGATCGCATTAGCCACAAACAAGGAAAAACTGATACAAATGCTACGAAACTGAATATTTAGCCAATTGTATTGTTAGATCATGCATTAGAAGAATAGAGCCAATGCTGTCGTTAGATCATGAATTATAGATTACGAAGGGTATCTGCAGATATAGGAATGGAAATAGAGCTTTCGAGTTTGCATATTTCTGGACTAGACATCTGGACATACTTCATAAGCTTAATCCCATTAACAAAATCAATGAAGTATAGCATGTATTCAGTAGAGAAAGCATAACGCAAAAGAAGATACCTCGACTTATCAGTTTCTTCAACTATAAGTTTCAGTGTACGTTTCACTGTCAGCCAGTTGCTTTTAAATTCCTGTCGGAACCAAACGAAGGTACAACGGGCCAGTAGAATGTCAAACTTACCTAACCATAGAGTAAAAGTAATTAACTCAATTCTAAACGGAAGCCAAAGAATAACCAAACCTGCTTCTTCAACAATCCTGCTTTTTCCAAGTTGTTCAATGTGACCACATGCTCAAATCCATAGCTGTGGAGGAGTTCCGTTCTGGAAGTTGAGACCCAAAGACAAgaattgattaaaaaaagataattgaAATATACAATACAGAAGGCCTGATGGAAGCTTAACTTGCCTTATATAATCAAATTGCTTTTTAGGTAGCCCTGAGTTTGTAACAGAAAATAGAACTAATAGACGTAAGACATTAGTGAGAGGCTCTTGTTTATGGATCATCTCTTCTATgtactcaaagcatctgcattTAAAAACTAGAGAGTTAATAATAATCAATCataccataaaatttaatattcattATGCCATCAAAGTAAAATGTTATTTCACATCCCTTGTATTAAAAGGAGTCATGAAATCTCCTTGAATAGAAGATTTAAATACAATTGAAGTGTTTCCTTAAGAAGAAACTTACATGTCATAACTTTCTGCCTCAACAAGTGTTTGTTCCATATCAAGTTGCGAAAGAAATGATTGCTTAGATGTGAACGTCGTCAGGTGCTGGGCAAGATGTATGTGCCTCTGGGAAAGAAAATACCATTACAGATTAGGATAAAGTGAAACTAAATTGTGGTCTGAAACTGTGAGATAATAGAAAAGGAAGTAAGTAACGTAAAGAAAACAAGACGATACTTACTGCCATCTCTGGTAATGAGTTAAGCTTCTTAACAAAGTCCTTTAGCTCAGAAACTGTCTGGGTCTGTGcagcaaaaaaaacatacccGATTCAAAATCTGGGTCCAACTACTAATCTAAGGGGGGGAATGTATGAATAGATTGATCATTAGTTCTCTTCAGGCTTAAACTAATAATGTGCCTTAGAAGACTCCTGATTGATGGCtaagaaattagaaaacaaatatgtatttacCATAACTTCAACCATGAAACAAGACTActaaaggaagagagaaaaacgtACAGAATTAATTTCAGTGTAGTCATCCTTCATGGTTGTTGCTTTCTGACGTAAAACCTGCAATCATACTGCGTCTGGAAGATGAGGAAATAGAATCACATGTCATAAAGAATGAAAGCCAAAAGGCCAAAGGTCAACCTGTACAACGACTTCAAAGTTGAGATCTCTCGTCTCCTTGAACAACTTATCACTGTAAAATTAAGCATCCAAGAGATAAAGTTAACACTTAAACGTTTCCTACAACTGGACGTGTTGGCTAGTAAACAAATTTTCGTTTTTAGGTCAACATTCATAAATTCACTCCACACAAAGTTCTGGAATGAAATAAACAGATACACAACAGATAGCTTGGGAAGTCTAATCTAGCTATCAGTTTAGAAAGCTCTTTTGTGTGCATAACCAATAATACATGGGACTAGTAACAAAACATTGTGCCTATCCAATCCAAGAAATTCATTTTATGCATCATATTCTCTCACAAATCATTagtaaagtaaaacaaaaagagcCCCACTTGTCTCACACGATTGAATGAATCTATATATGAGCTAAGCAACTAACCTTGAATTAAGGGGAACTTTCATCTTTTTTCCCTCCTGCTGAACACCCATCACAGATGAGTCAACTTCGACAGCTCCATTACTGATATGCAAAAACTTTAAAGAAACGTAGGAGTCAGCTAACATAAAACCCAATCGACCATAATTCAAATCCAAATTTTGTATTGTTGTTAGTAATTATTGCACGCCAATGAAACCAAATAGTTCTACACCAAATTTACCTTCCCCAAATTCGGGAAAAGTACAAAAACTCAGCAGGATAATGACAAAGCCCGCAGGAATTAATTTGGCTCTCACACTTGTGTAAAACTTTATTATGAGACGAGTAACCAAAAACAATCAATATAACTGAGATTACTAGTAATACTATGATACATAAAGTCACAATCACTCCCTCAAGAGACTAAAAAAGTGCACTGCGGAAAAAATCTACTCAATACCTCGTCTATCAGTCCCTCATAAGTTAACTGGGAGCACATAGGAGTAACCATGTCAACCTGAAATAGAAAAGTAATATTTGAAACTGATAGCGCCATGTAAATACATCGTTTACAAGTATGCATTATAAAGGCATCAGCCAGTCCGAATAAGTGGGATTGTAACAAATATCTCTGCCTCTTAACCTTTCTATGCAGATTTCCAAATCCAGTGTTTGCGTCATAGCAAATAACTTTCCAATGTTAACATCAGACAGGACTCTTTAAAATTCAATTCTTGACGGACATCTTTGGGTTTTAGGATTTAAAATAACAGGAATACACATAATAATCTTACCTCTCTATCCAATAAAATGAGAGTATCCACTTCAGGCCTTCCCACCTAATATAGAACAAACATCATTCAGAATATTGGAAAATGGAAACTAAAACATCTTCTACAAATATAGGATAGCCGAGTCACTGAATAGTATAACAATCAAACTGTTTGAGGCAAAATTTACATCATTCGAATTGACAGGTTCCTCCACTTGCATGCGGTTTAGTATATCTGCAACACGAACTGACGCTTTGCCCTTTGCCCTCACTTTCGATATAACTCCAAAAGAAAACTAAGAGTAAGAATTAGTCATGAGTTAGTATTTGTGTGGATCCTAATGTAAAGaacaatgaaagaaacaaacctcAAGCTCATGTATGGCTTTTGCAACATGCCAAAGTGAGCTAACATCCCCATCCACAAGGCAGTCCTATCATTCAAAAACCATAGAACAAGATAAATAGGAAACCTCTAATTCTAAGGCCTCAAGGAAAAGGGCACATAAGTTATAAGTAAGAACTGGACCCATGAGAGTTCTACACACTTTTTCAGAGAGCTCAAGCTCAAATGAAATCACATCCTCATCTAGCGGAACCATATACAGAGGAAACTCCTTCACAGTAACCAGGTTATGCACTTTTTCCTGTTCTAGAATCTGAAATTAGCAGAATAAAATACTTATCATCCATCATTCAAAAGGTGGTCAAAACAAGCAAACACAATCAGACATTGTATAAGACGATGACCAAATAGAGCCACATACCTTCTCACACGCAACTGAACTACGAGGGACAAAGTAAACGTAGTAGTCTCTCTGAATCGCTTTTGAAATATCATTCTGAATGTGAGAAGCTATGAATTTCATAAAACTGAGTTGAGAGCGAACAAGATAAACAACTTTTGTGCATTCAGTCTGAACTGGT
The sequence above is drawn from the Camelina sativa cultivar DH55 chromosome 4, Cs, whole genome shotgun sequence genome and encodes:
- the LOC104781354 gene encoding vacuolar protein-sorting-associated protein 33 homolog, yielding MAQIPNLENAPLNLKSIRDKSQKELVNLLKDIRGTKCLVIDPKLSGSVSLIIQTSTLKELGLELRHLSAEPVQTECTKVVYLVRSQLSFMKFIASHIQNDISKAIQRDYYVYFVPRSSVACEKILEQEKVHNLVTVKEFPLYMVPLDEDVISFELELSEKDCLVDGDVSSLWHVAKAIHELEFSFGVISKVRAKGKASVRVADILNRMQVEEPVNSNDVGRPEVDTLILLDREVDMVTPMCSQLTYEGLIDEFLHISNGAVEVDSSVMGVQQEGKKMKVPLNSSDKLFKETRDLNFEVVVQVLRQKATTMKDDYTEINSTQTVSELKDFVKKLNSLPEMARHIHLAQHLTTFTSKQSFLSQLDMEQTLVEAESYDICFEYIEEMIHKQEPLTNVLRLLVLFSVTNSGLPKKQFDYIRTELLHSYGFEHVVTLNNLEKAGLLKKQEFKSNWLTVKRTLKLIVEETDKSRHDDIAYVYSGYAPLSIRLIQQAIHSGWRPMEDILKLLPGPHLETKRSGFPSSPSVDSLHGASNGVADGRRSIILVVFIGGVTFAEISALRYLASKEGMAYDLIIATTKIVNGATLIETFMEKLG